Proteins encoded together in one Bos indicus x Bos taurus breed Angus x Brahman F1 hybrid chromosome 28, Bos_hybrid_MaternalHap_v2.0, whole genome shotgun sequence window:
- the JMJD1C gene encoding probable JmjC domain-containing histone demethylation protein 2C isoform X2, with the protein MQGPYSLNGYRVRVYRQDSATQWFTGIITHHDLFTRTMIVMNDQVLEPQNVDPSMVQMTFLDDVVHSLLKGENIGITSRRRSRASQNSNTVHGHYTRAQANSPRPAMNSQTAVPKQNSHQQQRNIRPNKRKGSDSSIPDEEKMKEEKYDYIARGENPKGKKQVMNKRRKAEEDEKKLNMKRLRTDNVSDFSESSDSENSNKRIINNSSEQKPENELKNKNTSKINGEEGKSQNNEKAEETLIDSQHPWDQIQEDKKHEETEKQKSVDFQRQEKMIIHSSEQATLSDHNSSDLLLQERNTEKTHTMELLPKEKFVSRPPTPKCVIDITNDTNTEKVAQETSSSTFGLQTLQKMDPNVSDSKHSIANTKYLETGNQDSDQNWVSDVVKVDLTQSNVRNASSGNENLSMEKEKNQYVSYLSSLSAVSVTEDKLHKRSPPPETIKSKLNTSVDAPKTKSNPSPEVVKPKVNHSPDSVKSKATYANSQAAGERRPANKIEHELSRCSFHPVPTRGSTLETTKSPLIIDKNEHFTVYRDPALIGSDTGANHISPFLSQHPFPLHSSSHRTCLNPGTHHPALTPAPHLLAGSSSQTPLPTINTHPLTSGPHHSVHHPHLLPTVLPGVPTASLLGGHPRLETAHASSLSHLALAHQQQQQLLQHQSPHLLGQAHPSASYNQLGLYPIIWQYPNGTHAYSGLGLPSKWVHPENAVNAEPSLRRNSPSPWLHQPTPVTSADGIGLLSHIPVRPSSAEPHRPLKIAAHSSPPLTKCLVDHHKEELERKAFIEPLRSVASTSAKNDLDLNRSQTGKDGHLHRHFVDPVLNQLQRPPQETGERLNKYKEEHRRILQESIDVAPFTTKIKGLECDRDNYSRVASSSSSPKSHVIKQDKDIETDLYKMKHSVPHSLPQSNYFTTLSNSVVNEPPRSYPSKEISNIYTEKQSNTLATAANPQTLTSFISSLSKPPPLIKHQPESEGLVGKVPEHLSHQFASHSVTTFRNDCRSPTHLTVSSTNTLRSMPALHRAPVFHPPIHHSLERKESSYSSLSPPTLTPVMPVNAGGKVQESQKPPTLIPEPKDTQASFKSSSEQSLTEMWKSNNNLSKEKAEWRVEKSSGKSQAAMASVIVRPPSSTKLDSVPAVQLASKERVSERSSLGANQTDCLKPAEAGESGRVILPSVNSDSAHIKSEKNFQAVSQGSVPSSVTSAVSTVCNTKTDTFTSAATAPGVSSWGGSEIIYSLSNTILASKSLECTSSKSVSHSVAQTQECTVSITAPVTPASSKTGSAVQPSSGFSGTTDFIHLKKHKAALAAAQYKSSNVSETEPNAAKSQTSSASHLLDSTVVCSTINKADSVGNGQASQTSQPNYHTKLKKAWLTRHSEEDKNTNKMENSGSSVSEIIKPCSVNLIASTSNDLQNSVDSKIIVDKYVKDDKVNRRKAKRTYESGSESGDSDESESKSEQRTKRQPKPTYKKKQNDLQKRKGEMEEDLKPNGILSRSAKEKSKLKLQSNNNSAGIPRSVLKDWRKVKKLKQTGESFLQDDSCCEIGPNLQKCRECRLIRSKKGEEPTHSPVFCRFYYFRRLSFSKNGVVRIDGFSSPDQYDDEAMSLWTHENYEDDELDIETSKYILDIIGDKFCQLVTSEKTALSWVKKDAKIAWKRAVRGVREMCDACEATLFNIHWVCQKCGFVVCLDCYKAKERKSSRDKELYAWMKCVKGQPHDHKHLMPTQIIPGSVLTDLLDAMHTLREKYGIKSHCHCTNKQNIQVGNFSPMNGVSQVLQNVLNHSNKISLCMPESQQQSTPQKPESNGSSSPGSDVSTDSKLTPPESQSPLHWLADLAEQKAREEKKENKEFALEKQIKEEREQDDPDSPNSRTSPPVSQNNEQGSTLRDLLTTTAGKLRVGSTDAGIAFAPVYSMGTPSGKSGRTMPNILDDIIASVVENKIPPNKASKINVKSEFKEEPKESRKSAMDENNKLYSDIPHSWICEKHILWLKDYKNTNNWKLFKECWKYGQPAVVSGVHKKMNISLWKADSISLDFGDHQADLLNCKDSIISNANVKEFWDGFEEVSKRQKTKSGETVVLKLKDCPSGEDFKTMMPARYEDLLKSLPLPEYCNPEGKFNLASHLPGFFVRPDLGPRLCSAYGVAAAKDHDIGTTNLHVEVSDVVNILVYVGIAKGNGILSKAGILKKFEEEDLDDILRKRLKDSSEIPGALWHIYAGKDVDKIREFLQKISKEQGLEVLPEHDPIRDQSWYVNKKLRQRLLEEYGVKTCTLVQFLGDAIVLPAGALHQVQNFHSCIQVTEDFVSPEHLVQSFHLTQELRLLKEEINYDDKLQVKNILYHAVKEMVRALKIHEDEVEAMEEN; encoded by the exons GTACTAGAACCACAGAATGTCGATCCTTCTATGGTTCAAATGACCTTTCTAGATGATGTTGTTCACTCTTTGTTAAAAGGTGAAAATATTGGCATTACATCACGGCGAAGGTCTCGTGCCAGTCAAAATAGCAACACTGTTCAC GGTCATTATACACGTGCCCAAGCAAATAGTCCCAGACCAGCAATGAACTCCCAAACTGCTGTACCAAAACAGAATTCACACCAGCAACAAAGAAATATTCGTCCAAATAAGAGGAAGGGCTCAGATAGCAGTATACCAGATGAAGAGAAGATGAAGGAGGAAAAATATGATTATATAGCACGAGGAG aAAATCCTAAAGGTAAAAAACAGGTGATgaacaaaagaaggaaagctgaggaggatgaaaagaaactaaatatgAAAAGACTGCGAACCGACAATGTTTCAGACTTTTCTGAGAGTAGTGACTCAGAAAATTCAAATAagagaataataaataattcCTCAGAGCAGAAGCCAGAGAatgagttgaaaaataaaaacacttcaaaGATAAACGGAGAAGAAGGAAAATCTCAGAATAATGAGAAGGCAGAAGAGACACTAATAGATAGCCAGCATCCCTGGGATCAAATACAGGAAGAtaaaaaacatgaagaaacagagaaacagaaatctgTTGACTTTCAGCGTCAAGAAAAAATGATTATCCATTCATCAGAACAGGCCACACTTTCTGATCATAATTCTAGTGATTTACTTCTTCAGGAACGTAATACAGAGAagacacacacaatggaattatTACCAAAGGAGAAGTTTGTATCCAGACCGCCCACTCCGAAATGTGTTATTGATATTACAAATGACACTAACACAGAAAAGGTGGCTCAGGAAACCTCAAGTAGTACCTTTGGCCTTCAAACACTTCAGAAAATGGATCCTAATGTTAGTGATTCAAAACATTCAATTGCAAATACAAAATACTTGGAAACAGGAAACCAAGATTCTGACCAGAACTGGGTCAGTGATGTAGTTAAAGTAGATTTAACCCAATCAAATGTAAGGAATGCTTCTTCAGGAAATGAAAACTTGAgtatggaaaaagagaaaaatcagtatGTCTCTTACTTATCTTCTCTAAGTGCTGTTTCTGTCACAGAAGATAAGCTGCATAAGCGAAGTCCAcctccagaaactataaaatctaAACTTAATACTTCAGTAGATGCTCCCAAGACAAAATCCAATCCCTCGCCTGAAGTTGTTAAGCCTAAAGTCAACCATTCCCCTGATTCTGTAAAGTCTAAAGCCACTTATGCGAACAGCCAAGCTGCTGGTGAAAGAAGACCAGCAAATAAGATAGAACATGAGTTATCAAGATGCAGTTTTCACCCGGTTCCTACTAGAGGCAGTACATTAGAAACTACAAAAAGCCCTCTAATCATtgataaaaatgaacattttacagTTTACAGAGATCCTGCACTTATTGGGTCAGATACAGGAGCTAACCACATTTCACCTTTCTTAAGCCAGCatccttttcctcttcattcttcATCCCATAGAACATGTTTAAATCCAGGTACCCATCATCCTGCCTTAACTCCTGCACCCCACTTACTGGCTGGATCATCCAGTCAAACTCCATTACCTACCATTAACACTCACCCTCTGACTAGTGGTCCACACCATTCTGTTCATCACCCTCATTTACTTCCTACTGTGTTACCCGGAGTGCCTACTGCCTCCTTACTTGGTGGCCACCCACGACTAGAGACTGCTCATGCCAGCAGCTTGAGCCACTTAGCATTAGCACACCAGCAACAGCAACAGTTGTTACAGCACCAGTCACCTCATCTCCTTGGACAAGCCCATCCATCTGCTTCATATAATCAGCTTGGACTTTATCCAATTATTTGGCAATATCCAAATGGAACACATGCATACTCAGGACTTGGTCTGCCTTCTAAGTGGGTTCACCCAGAAAATGCGGTTAATGCTGAACCTTCATTAAGGAGG aattctcCCAGTCCTTGGTTACATCAGCCTACCCCTGTGACCTCAGCAGATGGTATTGGATTACTTAGTCACATTCCTGTCAGACCTTCCAGTGCAGAACCTCATCGGCCTCTTAAAATCGCAGCACATTCCAGTCCGCCACTGACAAAATGTTTAGTAGATCACCATAAAGA AGAATTGGAGAGGAAAGCTTTCATTGAACCACTGCGTTCTGTTGCATCCACATCAGCCAAAAATGACCTGGATCTAAACAGGTCACAGACTGGAAAAGATGGTCACTTGCATAGGCATTTTGTGGATCCTGTATTGAATCAATTACAGAGACCACCCCAGGAAACTGGAGAGAGATTAAACAAATATAAGGAGGAACACCGTCGAATTCTTCAAGAAAGTATTGATGTTGCTCCCTTTACGACTAAAATCAAGGGTCTTGAGTGTGATAGAGATAATTATTCCAGAGTAGCATCGTCATCTTCTAGCCCTAAGAGCCATGTCAtcaaacaagacaaggatatagAAACAGATCTTTATAAAATGAAGCACTCAGTGCCTCACAGTTTGCCTCAAAGTAACTATTTCACTACATTGTCTAatagtgtagtcaatgaaccaCCAAGGTCATACCCATCCAAAGAGATTTCAAATATTTACACTGAAAAACAGAGTAATACCCTTGCAACAGCAGCTAATCCTCAAACTCTGACTTCATTTATATCATCTCTTTCAAAGCCTCCACCTTTGATAAAACATCAGCCAGAAAGTGAAGGTTTAGTAGGCAAGGTACCAGAACATCTTTCCCATCAATTTGCTTCTCACTCAGTAACAACTTTCAGAAATGACTGTAGGAGTCCTACTCATTTGACAGTTTCTTCTACAAATACACTCCGGAGTATGCCTGCTTTACATAGAGCACCAGTATTTCACCCGCCAATCCATCATAgcctggaaagaaaggaaagcagctATAGTAGCCTTTCCCCTCCAACGTTAACTCCAGTGATGCCTGTAAATGCTGGTGGGAAAGTTCAGGAATCACAAAAGCCTCCCACACTGATTCCTGAGCCAAAAGATACTCAGGcaagttttaagagttcttctgAACAGAGTTTGACAGAAATGTGGAAATCTAATAATAACCTTAGCAAAGAGAAAGCTGAATGGCGTGTAGAGAAAAGCAGCGGAAAGTCCCAGGCTGCCATGGCGTCTGTCATCGTGCGTCCACCTTCAAGTACGAAACTCGACAGCGTGCCAGCAGTACAGTTAGCTTCCAAAGAGCGAGTTAGTGAAAGATCTTCACTTGGGGCAAATCAAACAGATTGCCTCAAACCAGCAGAAGCTGGAGAGAGTGGAAGAGTCATTCTGCCAAGTGTGAATTCAGACAGTGCTCACATAAAATCCGAAAAAAACTTTCAGGCTGTCTCACAGGGCAGTGTTCCCAGTTCAGTCACGTCTGCTGTAAGTACAGTGTGTAATACCAAAACGGATACATTCACATCTGCTGCCACTGCCCCCGGTGTTTCCAGCTGGGGTGGTTCAGAAATAATTTACTCATTATCAAATACCATTTTGGCCTCTAAATCCTTAGAATGTACCTCTTCAAAAAGCGTCAGTCATTCAGTGGCTCAAACACAAGAATGCACGGTCAGCATCACAGCTCCAGTTACACCAGCCAGCAGTAAGACAGGAAGTGCTGTTCAGCCCAGCTCTGGGTTTTCAGGCACaactgattttattcatttaaagaaGCACAAGGCAGCGTTGGCCGCAGCTCAATATAAAAGTAGTAATGTCAGTGAGACTGAGCCTAATGCTGCGAAAAGTCAGACGTCTTCAGCCTCCCATCTCTTAGATAGCACTGTAGTCTGTAGTACAATAAACAAAGCAGACTCTGTAGGAAATGGGCAAGCATCCCAGACAAGTCAACCAAACTACCATACTAAACTGAAAAAAGCCTGGCTTACGAGACATtcagaagaagataaaaatactaataaaatggaaaattcaggGAGTTCTGTATCAGAAATTATTAAGCCATGTTCTGTCAATTTAATAGCCTCTACATCTAATGATCTACAAAATAGTGTAGATAGTAAGATCATAGTTGATAAATATGTAAAAGATGATAAAGTAAATAGAAGAAAAGCCAAACGAACTTATGAATCTGGCTCCGAAAGTGGAGATTCGGACGAAAGTGAGAGCAAATCAGAGCAAAGGACTAAAAGGCAACCTAAGCCAACttacaaaaagaagcaaaatgatcTTCAAAAGAGAAAAGGTGAAATGGAAGAAGATTTAAAACCCAATGGGATTCTCAGCAGGAGTgccaaagaaaaaagtaaattgaaGTTGCAGAGCAACAATAATAGTG CTGGCATCCCTCGTTCAGTATTGAAAGATTGGCGTAAAGTCAAGAAGCTGAAGCAAACTGGGGAATCCTTTTTACAGGATGACTCCTGCTGTGAGATAGGGCCTAATTTGCAAAAGTGCCGAGAATGTAGACTTATTCGGAGTAAAAAGggagaagaaccaactcactcaCCAGTGTTTTGTAGATTTTACTACTTTAGACG ATTGTCATTTAGTAAAAATGGAGTGGTTAGAATAGATGGTTTCTCTTCTCCTGACCAGTATGATGATGAAGCTATGAGTTTATGGACACATGAAAATTATGAAGATGATGAACTAGACATAGAAACATCAAAATACATCTTGGACATAATAGGTGATAAGTTCTGTCAGTTGGTAACATCTGAAAAAACAGCTTTGTCCTGGGTGAAAAAGGATG CCAAAATTGCCTGGAAAAGAGCAGTGAGGGGAGTCCGGGAGATGTGTGATGCATGTGAAGCAACATTGTTCAACATTCACTGGGTCTGCCAAAAATGTGGATTTGTGGTCTGCTTAGATTGTTACAaggcaaaggaaaggaagagttCTAGAG ATAAAGAATTGTATGCTTGGATGAAGTGTGTGAAGGGACAGCCTCATGATCACAAACATTTGATGCCAACTCAAATTATTCCTGGTTCTG TTTTGACAGATCTTTTGGATGCGATGCAcactcttagagaaaaatatgGTATTAAATCCCATTGTCATTGTACTAACAAACAGAATATACAAGTTGGAAATTTTTCTCCTATGAATGGTGTGTCTCAA GTTTTACAGAATGTTCTTAATCACAGTAATAAAATTTCTCTGTGCATGCCTGAGTCTCAGCAGCAAAGTACCCCTCAGAAGCCCGAAAGTAATGGCAGCAGCAGTCCAGGGAGTGATGTGAGCACAGACAGCAAGTTAACTCCTCCAGAATCCCAGTCACCCCTGCACTGGTTAGCAGATCTTGCAGAGCAAAaggccagagaggaaaaaaaag aaaacaaagaatttgcccttgaaaagcaaataaaagaagagagagaacaagATGATCCTGATTCTCCAAATAGTAGAACATCACCTCCTGTATCCCAAAATAATGAGCAAGGTTCAACATTACGAGATTTGCTGACCACAACCGCTGGCAAGCTACGCGTGGGGTCTACAGATGCTGGCATTGCCTTTGCACCGGTTTATTCAATGGGAACCCCC agTGGTAAAAGTGGAAGGACTATGCCAAACATTCTTGATGACATAATTGCTTCAGTTGTTGAAAACAAAATTCCACCAAATAAAGCCTCTAAGATAAATGTAAAATCAGAGTTCAAAGAAGAacccaaagaaagcagaaaatctGCCATGGATGAAAACAATAAATTGTACAGTGATATACCACATTCTTGGATCTGTGAGAAGCATATTCTGTGGcttaaagattataaaaatactaataattgGAAGCTTTTCAAAGAGTGTTGGAAATATGGACAA CCTGCAGTGGTTTCTGGCGTGCATAAGAAAATGAACATTAGCTTGTGGAAGGCGGACTCAATTAGTCTTGATTTTGGAGACCACCAAGCTGATCTCCTCAACTGCAAAGACAGCATTATTTCAAATGCCAATGTTAAGGAATTCTGGGATGGTTTTGAGGAAGTTTCAA AAcggcaaaaaacaaaaagtggagaaacagttgttttaaaattgaaagacTGCCCTTCAGGAGAAGACTTCAAGACTATGATGCCAGCAAG ATATGAAGATCTTTTAAAAAGCCTGCCGTTGCCAGAATATTGTAATCCAGAAGGAAAGTTCAACCTGGCCTCTCACTTACCGGGATTTTTTGTGCGCCCTGATCTAGGACCCAGGTTGTGCAGCGCTTATG gtGTAGCTGCTGCTAAAGATCATGATATAGGAACAACAAATCTACATGTTGAAGTTTCTGATGTTGTAAATATTCTAGTCTATGTTGGCAtagcaaaaggaaatggcattctCTCAAAAGCAG